A DNA window from Drosophila virilis strain 15010-1051.87 chromosome 4, Dvir_AGI_RSII-ME, whole genome shotgun sequence contains the following coding sequences:
- the Tsp39D gene encoding CD63 antigen yields MASGGLTCVKYITFFCNLLFALTGLLILTVGTIVQLNYAHYSNFVSDHIWTAPIILMVVGAAVAFICFLGCCGALKENSCMILSFAILAVVIFLLEIGLGIAGYVKHSGLQQLMETQFNTTMKHYRERDDYRDAWTLLQTELDCCGTHGPNDWDGIFANKTLPPACCKLINLSEAKDCTTMHAIQQGCLQKLLGILDSKTLILASVVLSVAGIQLLTILFACCLYRSFRRSYDHV; encoded by the exons ATGGCATCCGGCGGTTTGACATGTGTCAAATATATCACTTTTTTCTGCAATCTGCTTTTCGCG CTTACGGGTCTACTGATCCTAACGGTGGGCACAATAGTGCAGCTGAATTATGCGCATTACTCAAATTTTGTCAGTGATCACATCTGGACAGCGCCCATTATACTCATGGTTGTCGGCGCCGCAGTCGCATTTATCTGTTTCCTGGGCTGCTGTGGCGCTCTTAAGGAGAACAGCTGCATGATACTGAGCTTTGCTATACTGGCTGTTGTAATATTCCTGCTGGAGATTGGTCTTGGCATTGCCGGCTATGTGAAGCACTCGGGCTTGCAGCAGCTGATGGAAACCCAGTTCAATACGACCATGAAGCATTATAGGGAACGTGATGATTATCGTGATGCCTGGACTCTGTTGCAAACGGAATTGGATTGCTGTGGCACCCATGGACCCAACGATTGGGATGGCATTTTTGCCAATAAGACGCTGCCTCCGGCCTGCTGCAAGCTGATCAATCTAAGCGAGGCCAAAGATTGCACCACAATGCATGCCATACAGCAGGGCTGTCTGCAAAAACTGTTAGGCATACTCGATTCCAAGACTTTGATATTGGCCAGCGTGGTGCTCTCCGTGGCAGGCATACAG CTGCTCACCATACTCTTCGCCTGCTGTTTGTATCGTTCGTTTCGCCGCAGTTACGATCATGTTTAG
- the dimm gene encoding protein dimmed: MDATQLTELMGSHDFMQLQQQLQHNNNNYNTDGHNGLSPESVERSSRPVRRATRRTSQLSNNTYDLEMTDSSSQSDDTSGGGGSSNGGGSSTNNNSNQLGCAQGGQRPSSRGRQQNATAGASLTPNSGANNNNNNNRRRKGALNAKERNLRRLESNERERMRMHSLNDAFQSLREVIPHVEMERRLSKIETLTLAKNYIINLTHIILSKRNEEAAAMELNAGAVGGVLLTGLTAEPNGNNGGAATNGATNGLCFEDALASGGAYDCALLAASDGSLLSAATVAATPTMQTLQPPPAMHMHAQSQVDQQAQQHLPHHHHPQQQQQQQQQQPHAQQQLLHAHAHLGANMLLPQQQQQQQQQQQQQQQQQQQPQQQQPTLILNGGTTLTVGGVAVAVGGAAGGGVFPDVNDNFDEPFREFL; this comes from the exons ATGGACGCGACGCAACTCACTGAGCTGATGGGCAGTCATGATTtcatgcagctgcagcagcagttgcagcacaacaacaacaactacaacaccGATGGCCACAATGGACTATCGCCGGAATCGGTGGAGCGCAGCTCGCGGCCCGTGCGACGCGCGACGCGACGCACCTCACAG CTAAGCAATAACACCTACGACCTGGAGATGACCGACTCCAGTTCGCAGAGCGACGACaccagcggcggcggcggcagcagcaacggcggcggcagcagcaccaacaacaacagcaaccagcTGGGCTGCGCCCAGGGCGGGCAGCGGCCATCGAGTCGCGGGCGGCAGCAGAACGCCACCGCCGGCGCCAGCCTGACGCCCAACAGCGgcgctaacaacaacaacaacaacaatcgcagGCGAAAGGGGGCGCTGAATGCGAAGGAGCGAAATCTGCGCCGCTTGGAGTCGAACGAGCGGGAGCGCATGCGCATGCACAGCCTGAACGATGCGTTTCAGTCGCTGCGCGAGGTCATTCCCCATGTGGAGATGGAGCGTCGCCTGTCCAAGATTGAGACACTCACGCTGGCCAAGAATTACATTATCAATCTGACGCACATTATACTCTCCAAGCGCAACGAGGAGGCCGCCGCCATGGAGCTAAATGCAGGCGCCGTAGGCGGTGTCCTCCTTACCGGCCTGACGGCCGAGCCAAATGGCAATAATGGCGGTGCTGCGACCAATGGCGCCACCAATGGACTGTGCTTCGAGGATGCCCTGGCCAGCGGTGGTGCCTATGACTGTGCGCTGCTCGCTGCCAGCGATGGCAGCTTATTGAGtgcggcaactgttgctgccacgcccacaatgcAAACACTGCAGCCGCCGCCGGCGatgcacatgcatgcacaGTCTCAAGTGGATCAGCAGGCGCAACAGCATCTgccacatcatcatcatccacaacagcagcagcagcagcagcagcagcagccgcacgcccaacagcaactgttgcatgCTCACGCGCATTTGGGCGCCAACATGTTGctgccacaacagcaacagcagcagcagcaacagcagcagcagcaacagcagcaacagcaacagccgcagcagcaacagccaactCTCATACTCAATGGCGGCACCACATTAACGGTGGGTggtgtcgctgtcgctgttggcGGTGCGGCGGGCGGCGGCGTTTTTCCGGATGTCAATGATAATTTCGATGAGCCCTTTCGAGAGTTTCTGTAA